The Cucurbita pepo subsp. pepo cultivar mu-cu-16 chromosome LG18, ASM280686v2, whole genome shotgun sequence nucleotide sequence TTTAGTTTGAATCATATTTTTGGCAACAAATTGAGGTTGCCAAAATATGGGTGAATGTTAGGCATTAATCCCTGTTaggaactaaaaaaattaaaatagaaagtcACCCAGATGGAAATTAATGCATGATAACGGTCCAATAaggaaattatatattatctcaaaatattataaatttattctctaatatttattttaaatggtCTAATTATATCTATTAACTCTTTAAATTTGTAAGATTAATTATATActctattaaatatttttttttaattaattttataaatttattaaattaaaaaataatacgaTAATTGGGGgatataaagaaataatggTTTAAgatgcttttattttttatatattttatattttataggCGCTAGGCatgttaattaataataaactatgAATTAAATCTGGTGAGTTAGGCTAAtattagtaattaattaaccCAACGCGCATAATAAATGTGCTTGTGTGGATAGCTACCTGGATTCCATTTCCCTTTCATTCTATAAACCGCTTGTTTTATGTAGCCTCCTTCACACTCATCCAAATTCTTCCCTTTAAAATGAtaacttaatattttataaattaggttaaatacaattattttagattacattttcattcaaatttaaattaatagagattatattttttaaatcggATTAATCTATACTTATCTTATTCATCTTTATCTTCCTAGGTAAATtccattatttaaataaaaattaattgaaattaaataaaataacagaAATTAGGATTATATTTTGTCTATTGGTTGCAATACTATGTTGGGTGACTTCTTGAAAATCTTTACGAAGACCCCAcgtgtaaaaaaattaaaaaaaaaaaaaaaaaaaaaaggtagaaCATCCACCGGCATCTTCCCTTTATAAAAAGGCAAGTCACAAGCTTTAGGCTTCATTATTTTAAGGTTAGCCATTCTTCCAATGCCCCATCATCAATCCTCTCCACGAAACGCCTTCTGTAATTGAGTAACGTTTTGGTAGCATTATCTGGGTtaattctctttctcttcctctaGAACACTCAAAATTGGTAGCTTGTTACCATAACCACGCAATTCTCGAGAGAATCTTTTTCTGTTTATCCAACTTTGATTCTATTGGCTTGCACTGAAAAGGCTGCCCATCGGCGTTACAaacttttatgtatttatgcCTTTTTATTTGCAGGGGGTTTCAATAGTGAGAGTCCACGGAGATtatggcggcggcggcggcggccgGAAACAATGGTGGCGCGTTGCAGAAGAGTTACTTTGATGTGTTGGGGATTTGCTGTTCTTCAGAAATTCCTCTGATTGAGAATATATTGAAGGAAATTGAAGGGATTAAAGAGATTAAAGTGATTGTCGCTACAAGAACTCTCATTGTTCTTCATGATAATCTCCTCGTTTCTCAAGCACAAATTGGTACGCTCAACCTCCATCTCTATCCTACgtggatttaaaaaaaaaaattaattaaattaaaccaaTTAAGATCATAATTTTCatcttaatatttataaaatcacATCACAAAATTTGGGATAAAATTgttgttatttgttttgtaaatGAGAATTTTTTAGATGGGGGGGGGGGANAGTGGAACCCAATTAAATAAAGATGAcgtgtaaaataaatatggtgGGTCCACCCTCATATATTCTGTTTCAAGTGACTGGTGACGTggaaattgtttctttttataaaggagaataatttccttttttcacGTCACTTCCtattctctcatttttcaaCGAAATATTTGgtgaattaatttattttaataatattaatttttaaatgggAAAATCAAAATGTTACAGTTAAAGCCCTAAATCAAGCAAGACTTGAAGCGAACGTTAGAGCATACGGAGACCAGCAGAAAAATCACCGGAAAAAATGGCCCAGCCCTTATGCGGTGGCGAGTGGGCTGTTGCTGCTGGTTTCGTTTCTCAAATATGTGAATCCTGTTTTCAAATGGGTGGCTTTGGCTGCCGTCGCCGCCGGTATCTGGCCCATTGCCCTCAAAAGCTTCACCGCCGTTCGCCATCTCAGAATCGACATCAACATTCTTGCTTTAATCGCCGGTaacaaaaaagttttaattataaattttaatatctaattaattgataatCTTTTCGTTGTTTAATGTATGAAACGACGGCGTATTAAACGTCGCGGTTAGGACACTGGCCGTGACAGCGTTAGTTGCATGCTTTACCTGCCTTCAACGACGATGCACCCACGTGgccatttctattttattttattttattttatttataataaaagaattaacaataattatgaaacttttaatctaaataataatgaaattattgcAGTGATCGGGACAATTGTGCTGAATGATTATTTGGAAGCGGCCACCATCGTCTTCCTCTTCACAATCGCCGAATGGCTCGAATCCAGAGCCGGCCACaaggtttctttctttctctgaaATAATGTTCACTGCAAAAACAATCGCTAATGTGATGGTTTCGATTCAAGTCGATTGAATTTTTAGTTCATTCAAATTATGCAAATCTAAAACTCAACCAAATTATGGAACATGGAAAAATGTGCTTAGGCCAACGCCGTCATGTCGTCCCTTCTAAGCATCGCCCCTCAGAAAGCGGTTCTAGCCGACACCGGCGAAGTTGTCGGCGCCGACGAGGTCAAAATGGGGACTCTGCTGGCGGTGAAGGCTGGTGAGGACATACCCATTGATGGAATCGTTGAGGAGGGAAAATGCGAAGTGGATGAGAAAACCCTTACAGGTGAATCTTTCCCTGTTGCCAAACAGAAGGATTCCACTGTTTGGGCTGGTACCATTAATTTAAACGGTaatctctctctgtttcaTGAATTCGTTTCTGGTTTGGAATGTTAGGGAAGTTTTTGATTGTGGGGTCTTTTCGATTTAGGCTATGTTACTGTAAAAACTACTGCTCTTGCTGAAGATTGTGTGGTGGCTAAAATGGCTAAGCTGGTTGAAGAGGCTCAGAATAGTAAATCTAGAACTCAAAGGTTTATTGACAAATGTGCTAAATTCTATACTCCAGGTATGCCCACCAACTGTTTGAATAAAGTCCTGTAAAAGCCACGGCTGCTAAAGTTCGTTTTTCTGATATGCAGCTGTTATAATCATATCAACTGGCATAGCGGTGATTCCATTTGCTTTGAGACTGCACAATCGCAGCCATTGGTTTCACTTGGCACTGGTTGTGCTAGTGAGCGCGTGTCCCTGTGCACTCATCCTTTCGACCCCTGTTGCGTCTTTCTGTGCACTTACCAAGGCAGCAACCTCTGGCCTGTTAATCAAAGGAGGTGACTGCCTTGAAACTCTTGGCAAGATTAAGATCATGGCTTTTGATAAAACTGGGACAATAACAAGAGGTGAATTTATGGTCACTGAATTTCAAGCTCTTGATAAGGAAAATATAAGCTTAGACACATTGCTATACTGGTAAGTGCGAATCATCCTTCTATTTTGTTGAAGGGTTTATGCAGTATAAGGAAGCTAATGATTTTTGTGTCAAACTTTGCCTCCTCCTTTCCCAGGGTGTCGAGCATTGAGAGCAAGTCCAGTCATCCAATGGCAGCTGCACTTGTTGACCATGGAAGATCACTATCCATTAACCCCAAACCTGAAAATGTGGATGACTTTCAAAATTTCCCTGGAGAAGGTGTCCATGGGAGAATTGATGGGAAAGACATCTATATTGGAAATCGAAAAATTGCTACAAGAGCCAATTGTGCAACAGGTTGGATTTTTCATGTAAAAACTAGAGAGTTCTTAAGTTTTCTGTTTCGGTGGAGAGAACAAAAGGCAACAACTTTTTCTTATCATCCTAACTTTTGGATGTAAAAATTTCCAGTCCCAGAGATCAAAGATGAAGCAAAGGATGGAAGGACTGTTGGATACGTTTTCTGTGGAACTACTGCAGCTGGTATATTTACTCTATCTGATTCTTGTAGAACCGGAGCTAAGGAGGCCATGGCTGAGATCCGATCTCTCGGTATAAAAACAACCATGCTCACCGGAGACAGTTCTGCAGCAGCCTTGCAAGCACAAAAAGAAGTAAGCATTCTATCCCCTGCATTGCATATGCAACATTGGTGTCACATAACGTGCATgtggccatgggcaacacgccttggacaagcatgaccgtgacaatTGACATATAGATTTTTCACGTAGCACTGAAGCATATAGATCCCTCAAGAACTTTTCACAGAATCGATCCGTTTGTTTGGTTGTATGCTTTGGCATGCTTTTGGTTCATGATTCTTATGAAGCAATCCTATTTGAGTTATATTGGTTATGTTGGATTATTCTTATGCTCAATCCTTTAGCAATGGCTAGTTTAAAACCTAAACTATTCAGAACAAGTAATAGTCCTTGTTACCATATATGTAAAAGGCCTACAATCTGTTATTGGAAAAGAGAATATAACGTTTCACTAACCTTATGTGCAGTTGGGAAAGGCTTTAGAAACAGTTCATGCAGAACTTCTACCTGAAGACAAGACAAGACTCATCAACGACTTCAAAAGGGAGGGACCAACAGCCATGATTGGAGATGGTTTAAACGACGCCCCTGCCTTGGCGACAGCTGATATTGGTATATCAATGGGAATCTCTGGTTCAGCTCTCGCAATAGAAACTGGAGATGTAATTCTAATGACTAATGACATCAGGAAAATTCCAAAGGCCATTCGACTCGCAAGAAGAGCTAATAGGAAAGTAATCGAAAATGTGATTCTTTCGGTCGCTCCTAGGACTGCTATACTCGGCCTGGCATTTGGTGGTCATCCACTTGTTTGGGCAGCTGTTCTTGCTGATGTTGGTGCCTGTGTGCTAGTTATCCTTAACAGTATGCTCCTGCTGCGAGGAACTGAAGGACACAAAGGGAAAAAGGCTGGCATGTTTTCTGCTTCTCACTGTTCCTCCAAACATAAATGTTGCCATGTTGGTAGCCATTCAGAAGAACATGGTGGTCACACCCACGATCACGGTTGCAGCAATGAAAGTTCCCACTCTTCTAGTCATCATCAAcaccaccatcaccatcaCCATCACCATGAGCATGAGGACTGCGGCTCTCTCAAGAAAACTCATAATGGTTGCTCAACTCAGAAATGTGCTTCTACGTGTGATTCTGGGATGAAAAAATCGAGTTCATGCAAGAAAAGTAAACTCGTGGACTCATGTTCTAGGGCGGATGATCCTGCAGGCAGTGTAAAACCCTTTGAACATGAGCATTGCGTCCATAACAACCAGCCCGATGAACATGAACATTGCGTCCATAACAACCAGCCCGATGAACATGAACACTGCGTCCATAACAACCAGCCCGATGAACATGAACACTGCGTCCATAACAACCAGCCTGatgaacatgaacatcatACCCATTTTTCATGTGATGATCATCATGTCGAGGACGAACATTACTCTCTGAAGAATACACTAGAGTTTTGCTCGTTTCCGAGATGTGCATCAAATTCATGTGAGAAAATCCAGTGCACAAGCTCACCCGCCAGCCTTGATGGATCTGCAGGCAGTGATGAGCTCCATGAAAGTGGATGTTGTACTCATAATACCCAATCTGCTCAACATGATCATGAAATCCAAACTCTCAAATGTGATTTGGATGACAGCCACTCATCCAGTCCTGATCATCATAATGGTAATGGCTGTTGCTCTCAAAAGAACGCTCAGAAGGTTTCTTTATCTCATTCAATGTGTCATTCTGAGACCTGCAATTCAAGTCCTTGTGGGAAAACCAAATGTGTGGATTCAACTGAGAAGCAACACACGCCTGAAGGCAGTCTAGAACTCCTCCAAGACCATAACCATTGCCACCAAGGAAGCTGCGACACTTCCAATTTCGTCTCGGAATCCCAGGAAAACCACAGGAAAAATTGCAGTGAACCTTGTAAATCAAGACCAATAAGCAGGTGCACAGAAGATGAATGCACGGAAAGGGCTGAAATGACAGTTGATTGTGCTGAAGCAAACGAGCACCACAAGATGAAACAACATCATTGCCATTCTCATTCGAGTCTTGAAAATGAAGGAGTTCATCCTCATTGCAAGTCATCAAATGGAGATAACGACGGAGCAATCaacaaaaccacaaaaatCGAGCTCGAAGCAGCAGACCATTCGAACCCGAAACACGGCAACACTTGTAAGGCTCTGGAAAACAGAGAGACAAACAACAACTGTAAAACCTGCAGAAGAGGAAGCTCACAACTCAAAATTGGCAAAACTTGTGCAGgcttgaagaagaacagagaaatACGTGGGTGTTGTAAGAGCTACATGAGGGAGTGCTGCAGGAAGCATGGTGATATCAGAATGGCAGTCCGAGGAGGCTTAAACGAAATCATCATAGAATAGATCATGTAAGCTAGTTCTTATGTAACTATGCTTTCCCATAATAccatttgatgaaaatgtcatcACAGAAAGCATCATTACTAGTTATTACTACTGTATGAATATGATGTAATTGTTGATATCCAAGTGCAGGAAATAGTTTGATATCTGTGTATGCATGAGAATCTCTCTGTTTCAGTAATGTTGATGAACAGAGACGATTCGGAATGGCTTCCAATTTGCAGTATAGTGGGAGTGGGAATCATGGGCTTAGACCCATGTTTTTGCAGGTTTTCTTCCCCATGTCATCTCAGGAATTTGTTCTCCATGGATAAGATTCGCCACGACTCTGCTCAAAACTGAATTCTAGCCGATCATCGGCTCCGTACGCAGTTGACAAACTGTCTTTTATTCTTGGAATCTTAGCTGATAAACAATATCTTTAGGTCATAAGGACCCTATAAATAGTTGCTGCTGATCCATGCATCTTGTAAACATATAGATGAACAGAAGTCCTTAGGGATGGATTATTTGGATCGAGGAATGATGCATGAACAGATAGTGAGTGGAACCTGAGCCAAGAATGACTTGTCGGCCGAATTTTGATACCCATTTTTTCCGTCGGCACTGTCTTCTTCGGCTCTCGCTCCCTCTCGATCTTTCTCATGCTTCATTCTCTCGATCATCTTCAACAGTTTTGTAGCCCAATCCTAATGATTTTGCTGCTATAAATTCATAAGAAGAGATGGTTTCTTGAGATCGAAGAATAATGCATGAAGAGATGGTGAGTGGAATTTGAGCCAAGAATGACTTGCTGGCCGGCTTTCCGCCAGCACAGTCTTCTTCGGCTCTCGTTCCCTCTCCATCTTTCTCATGCTTCATTTTCGATCATCTTCCACATCCTTAGCTCAAtcttaattgtttttaatgttGTCCTTGTGtaaggattattgggagtgagtctatattggttaatttaatggaagatcatggatttataagtgaggaatactatctcaattggtatgagaccttttggggaagttcAAAGCAAAggtacgagagcttatgctcaaagtagacaatatcataccattgtggagagtcgacaatatcatactattgtggagagtcgtgattcctaacatgacagtagcttatactcaaagtagacaatatcacaCCATTGTAGaaagtcgtgattcctaacatgtcAACTCAataattcttgttcttttgaGATTGTCTCATGGGATTCCACCCACTTTCCCTCTCTCTTGGAGTCAAAATATAGCCATACCCCAAGTTGTCGagagaatttatttattttgctttaACTACAAAACGTCATGCTTGGTTGTTGTTCGATTTTTATCCACAAAAACCTATGCTCATGattcataattcaaattcAGGACTTGATGACCTAGACATTCCCTTACATCCCGTGCAACACGTTTACGTTACATATTATTCGgttcttaagagtgaaaactatctccaTAAAACAACACGAATCATTCTAACATGTTAtatcctcactcacatgcatcataagaaaaattataagagGATACCAAACACAGAATGACTCTAAGTTAAACACGTTTAACCAAATCATaaagtttctatgattgagccatcGAAATTGAATGAGCACCTTGTTGATATAAATAGTGATTTTCAGTtcttttaagcatttcttagtcatcttatcTTCAAGATCGTTCTCATTTAAATATGGTCTCGATTCTTTACTCACCAATGCTATAAGATTTTCCAGGTGCTTCCTATCCTCTCCCCTCTCCCTTGGAATCAAAATATAGGCATACACCAAGTTGTCATTAAATGGTTGCGCTTATTATTCCCTTATCCAAATAGAATTCTCGGCGATTTGGTTCCACCACTTATCATCATATATAAATTAGACTTAACTAACTAATCATGTGTATTTTAAAGTGATGTATTTTAAAGTGAAATAAGGTAATTTCACTAATATGAGCACAAATTAACTTGACTAATCAggtgtatttttttattttattttttattttattattattattattattttttaattgtaagtTGCAAAGCTAGGAgtagatgaaattgaaaactttGGGACATATTGATATTTCACCAAATTAGAAGGCTTAATTTGCAAAATCTCTCAACGTCAATTGAAATAGTACAACTCAAAACAACTCCTCCCGCCCCCGCCATACTCGTCCGACGTCTCAGTGCTCGTGGTTTCTGCAATGGcagattttaagcactttctAGGGTTCCGgttctctattttcttctgGATTCTCATTTCAACCTCCATTCTGCTGATCAACCGCTTGAAGAACTCAACGCCTTACATTTACCGTCGGAGCTTGAGCTGCTGAAGTCTAAGATCTCGTTTCTCGGTCAGTTTTGCGTCATtgcttcctcttcctcttcacaATTCTACTGtgcctgtttttttttttcttttctaggaagtgtggaagaagaagaggaaactCTTTTGGTTGAGTTTCAAAATTCAGCAAACTGTTCATTGTGCTATacgctttcatttttttttttttttttttttttttttttttttttttttttttttttttttNCCCGGGAGGATTTTCGTTTACGGTTGATTATTGAACTTGGAATGTATCTGGCCTTTAGGTGTTAGAGAAACATTATGTTTACATTCTGTTCTGTTCAATTCCGTGAAGTGAGTTCCATTTATCTGATTTTCGCTTCTTGTGTTGTCTTGTGAAGAATCAACTCATTCAAGAGCAATCAGGCAAGGTTGTGATGTTGGAGAGGGACATTGCATTTCTTCGGGTGAGGCTTctttaaacatatatttttgaaaatgaactCTCATTTGTGCTTGATCATTACACATGACACAGCACCTCATGACTTTCTTTTCAGCACTcatctatttttctttctttggacGTTGTGGTGTCTAATGAATTTGTGTTTTGTGGCATCTGAGAATTTTACTTTTGACAAATCAATTCCTCTTGATAGCAAAATAGATTTACTGTTAACAAGGAGCATTCGAGTAAGGAATATACACTTGCACGAACTGATGAACTTGAGGGGTAGGTTTTAGCATCTGAGCTGTTTCCTTCTGCGTTCTTCCATTATCTGATAATATTGTCCCTAAGTTAGTAGACTTCAAAAAGCCAACATGAACCTACTTCAAAGCTTGATGCATCTACTCCGTCCCTTAA carries:
- the LOC111780596 gene encoding cadmium/zinc-transporting ATPase HMA3-like, which gives rise to MAAAAAAGNNGGALQKSYFDVLGICCSSEIPLIENILKEIEGIKEIKVIVATRTLIVLHDNLLVSQAQIVKALNQARLEANVRAYGDQQKNHRKKWPSPYAVASGLLLLVSFLKYVNPVFKWVALAAVAAGIWPIALKSFTAVRHLRIDINILALIAVIGTIVLNDYLEAATIVFLFTIAEWLESRAGHKANAVMSSLLSIAPQKAVLADTGEVVGADEVKMGTLLAVKAGEDIPIDGIVEEGKCEVDEKTLTGESFPVAKQKDSTVWAGTINLNGYVTVKTTALAEDCVVAKMAKLVEEAQNSKSRTQRFIDKCAKFYTPAVIIISTGIAVIPFALRLHNRSHWFHLALVVLVSACPCALILSTPVASFCALTKAATSGLLIKGGDCLETLGKIKIMAFDKTGTITRGEFMVTEFQALDKENISLDTLLYWVSSIESKSSHPMAAALVDHGRSLSINPKPENVDDFQNFPGEGVHGRIDGKDIYIGNRKIATRANCATVPEIKDEAKDGRTVGYVFCGTTAAGIFTLSDSCRTGAKEAMAEIRSLGIKTTMLTGDSSAAALQAQKELGKALETVHAELLPEDKTRLINDFKREGPTAMIGDGLNDAPALATADIGISMGISGSALAIETGDVILMTNDIRKIPKAIRLARRANRKVIENVILSVAPRTAILGLAFGGHPLVWAAVLADVGACVLVILNSMLLLRGTEGHKGKKAGMFSASHCSSKHKCCHVGSHSEEHGGHTHDHGCSNESSHSSSHHQHHHHHHHHHEHEDCGSLKKTHNGCSTQKCASTCDSGMKKSSSCKKSKLVDSCSRADDPAGSVKPFEHEHCVHNNQPDEHEHCVHNNQPDEHEHCVHNNQPDEHEHCVHNNQPDEHEHHTHFSCDDHHVEDEHYSLKNTLEFCSFPRCASNSCEKIQCTSSPASLDGSAGSDELHESGCCTHNTQSAQHDHEIQTLKCDLDDSHSSSPDHHNGNGCCSQKNAQKVSLSHSMCHSETCNSSPCGKTKCVDSTEKQHTPEGSLELLQDHNHCHQGSCDTSNFVSESQENHRKNCSEPCKSRPISRCTEDECTERAEMTVDCAEANEHHKMKQHHCHSHSSLENEGVHPHCKSSNGDNDGAINKTTKIELEAADHSNPKHGNTCKALENRETNNNCKTCRRGSSQLKIGKTCAGLKKNREIRGCCKSYMRECCRKHGDIRMAVRGGLNEIIIE